Genomic segment of Paenibacillus sp. FSL R5-0912:
ACATTCCGCCTGCAGGGGCCTGACCTGGTGCAGACACTTAAGGTTACCCATCTGGGCGGCAGTCGCATTCCATTTGGTATCGGCTATCATACATGGTTTATGCTGGACGGCGCCCCTGAGCGCTGGAGCATAACACTCCCTGTGCAAAGCGTTTATGAGCTAAATAACGAACTCCTGCCCAGCGGACATTTATTACCGCTCGGTGAATTCGATAGTCTTAACAGCCATATGAACCTCCAAGGCAAGAATCTGGATACGGCCCTGAGGATGGATGATCATCAGCCTGCCGAAGCGTTACTCATGCGCGATGACGGCTACGGACTGCGTTATTCGGTGGACAAGGAACATTTCCGCCACTGGGTCCTCTATACCAAAGGAGAGGCTGACCAGTTCCTCTGCATTGAACCGCTCACCTGGCTTCCGGATGCGCCGAATCTCCAGCAGGACGCTTCCTTCACAGGAATGCTTACGCTTGAACCGGGCCAGACACTGGTGCTTGGCAGCAGCTTGCAGATGATTTATCCCTGAGGGTAAATTTCATATAATTACCAGCCTCTAAACCTTCGAAATTCGTGCATGAATTCTCTCCCTAGCGCTCATACTATCTTCACAACGGGCGAAGGAGGTGAACAAACATGGGTCAAGCAGGTCAACAAGGTCGTGGTAGCCGTTCTAACAACCTGGTCGTTCCTCAAGCGAATGCAGCGCTGCAGCAGTTGAAATATGAAGCAGCACAAGAGCTTGGAGTAACTATCCCGGCTGACGGTTATTATGGGAACTACACTTCCCGCGAAACCGGTTCTTTGGGAGGATATATCACCAAACGTCTGGTGCAACTGGCAGAGCAACAACTGTCCGGTCGTTCGTAGTAACAGCCTTATCATAAGTATCCGGCCAAGCCTCATAGCTTAGGCCGAGCAGCTTCGCAGCCCTCCCGCGCTTCTCGTCGAAGCGCAGGGGGGCTTTTTATATGGGTATGCAAGATATATATAATCGGGTAATCAGCCAAAGGACTGGTCGGAGACATCTCCATGGTTACTGCGGGGATAGCGGATCATCAGGTTGGCCATATTGTAATTAGACTCCAGTGTCGCATCCACCACCACCATCCCCTGGCGGACGGCAAATTCATAGCTGATCTCGCCATGAGTCCAGCGCTTCTTATACTTCAGGCTCTCCAGAGCCATCACCCGGAAAGAAGATTGCTGACCCTTCGTTAATCCTTCCTGCTCCGCTGCATAGCTCCCGCTGCGCCCGGCAAGCGGATTATGACGGATGCCGAACTTGCCGATGATGTTATTTCTGATTTGTACAAATACGATACCGGAAGTCAATCCTGACAATTCTTCCTGCAGTTCCTTAAACACCAGATCGATTTGTCTTGCCAGCGATAGTTGTTCCGTTCTCAACATACATATCCTCCTAGAAGTTTTGTGGGTGATACAAGTTCCATGATTCAGCTTCACAAAAGCCGCTTCAATAACCTATGGCTTAAGTTTTGTGTGTAAAAATACAGAGTAGTAAAGTATCAGTCTAACAGCCCTTATATAAGGCTTTAGGCACATTATAGGTCACTAATTAAATGCATACAACATTATTCAACATAATTGGGTTATTATCCCTATGAATGCGCAAATTTCTTAATATCATTAGCTAAATCCATCCTTTTATCGCCTTTTTTCGACAAAAACACAACTAAAAAAGTCCCTGTATCCAGGGACTTTGCGTATTCGTACCATATTCTATAGCTATTGTTTTACTGCAAAAAAATCAATTCGCCTTATTTCCGACAAATTCTTAGGCCAGATGTGCTGTCATTTCCAGGAATTCATTAATATCTGCAGCAATCAAATCTGCGGCCCCCTGCCAGAAATCCGGCTTGGACAAATCCACGCCAAGATGCTTCGACACCAGATTCTCCAGTGTCATGACTCCGGTATCCTTCAGCAGGCTGTCATATTTATCAGCAAAGGATGCACCTTCCTGCAACGCAAGCCGGTACAGTCCGGTACTGAACATATATCCGACGGTGTAAGGGAAGTTGTAGAACGGCACATCCGTGATATAGAAATGAAGCTTGGAGGCCCAGAAATGCGGGTGGTACTCCGAGAGCACACCGCAGAAGGCTTCTTTCTGCGCTTCTTCCATCAGGGCAGACAGTTCTTCCGCATTCACCAGACCCTCTTTGCGTTTCTCGTAGAAGCGGGTCTCAAACAGGAAGCGGGCGTGAATATTCATGAAGAACGCTACGCTGTTCTGAATCTTCGCTTCAAGCAGCGCCAGCTTCTCCTCAGCATTGCCTGCGGATTTCACCTGCGCATCAGCCACAATGACTTCGGCGAAGGTTGAGGCCGTCTCAGCCACATTCATGGCATAGTTCTGATTGAACAGCGGCTGGTCATCCAGCAGGAACGAATGATAGGCGTGACCGAGCTCATGCGCAAGCGTCGATACATTGGACGGAGTACCGCTGTAGGTCATAAAAATGCGCGATTCTTTGCTCTCCGGGAATGATACGCAGAATCCCCCGGGACGTTTGGCTGCACGGTCTTCGACCTCAATCCAGTCATTGTCGAAAGCTTGTTCGGCGAAGTCCGCCAGCTTCGGACTGAATTTGCGGAACTGGGTGACGATGTCGGCTGCCGCTTGTTCATAAGGGATTTTGCCGGAGGACTTGCCTACAGGCGCTTCCACATCAACCCAAGCCAGAGATTCCAGACCAAGAAGCTTCGCCTTGCGCTGCAGATAGGACACAATTGCAGGCTTGTTCTTCGTAATAACCTCCCACATCACATCGAGCGATTCCCGAGTCATACGGTTAATGCCAAGCGGCTCATTCAGCACATCCTCCCAGCCCCGGCCTTTGTAGAGCTTCAGGCGGAATCCGGCCAGATGGTTAAGGGTGTCGGCACAATAATCAGCAGCGCCGGCCCAGGCCTCTTCCCATTTGCGGAACATGGCGCTGCGGACCTCAGGGTCCTCGTCATCCAGCTTGTTGAAGGCTTGACCGGCAGATAGCAGCTTCATGCCCTCTTCATCCTCAAAAGGAATCTGGACCCGGCTCACGATCGTTTCGTAATGCTCGCTCCACCCATGGTATCCATCAACTGCCAGTTCAAGCGCAAGGCTCTCAAGCTCCGGGCTCATCTTCTCACGGGCCAGATCACGGCTCTCACTTAGTACGAAGTTCAGCGGGGCAATCTCCGGCCGGTCCATCCATTCAGCCCACACCCCATCCGGAGTCTGGCGCAGCACATTATCGAATGCAGAGCTGACGCCCTCAAAACCGGCCCGCATGCCAGTTACCTTGGACGACAGCCTTACAGCCCCTTTGTCCTGCTGGTTCTGGGCTCCCAGACAGCCGGTGAATTCTGAAGCCTGCGTGAGCCGTCCGGCACAGCTCTGCAGCAGTTCGATCACACCGTCCAGCGACTCCGTGGACGCAGCATCGGTTGGCGCAACTGCCGCAGCGACCTGCCGGCGCAAGCTTTCAATGTCTTCTTCCAGATGGTTCAAAAAACTCTCAAACTGGGGGGAAGCCGAACCTCCAGGGAAAATGGAATCCAGTTCCCATGTCAATGATAAAGGCTGTTTCATGTATTCTCACCGTTCCTTTGTTCATATTGGTTTTCTTTGTATTTGTGCTGCAGCCATGGTAAAGTGAATTACGATAGTCCACCAATGTTAAGGAGGCCACCCTTGTGAAGCCACTGCAAATTTCGCCGGAAACGGCCATTACGTTATCCAAACAACTCGGCGTTCCGCTGGAACACCTGATGCATATGCCTCAACATATCCTGCTGCAAAAAATCGCCGAATTATCCAAGAAAGCAAGTTCAGAGCAGGACAAGCAATGATTCCCTTCAGCCATACCTGGCCTTATGATATTATTCTGGGAGACATGTACGTACAATATTGCCCGTTCTGCGACCAGGAGAATGTTCTTCTGCCTATGAAGCCCAAAGAGCTGCAAATCGTGCGTGACGGCAAAAAAAAGCTGCTGGTCTTCCCCTGCTGCAGTGCCAGCCCCACGGTCATCGACAATGACGGGGACTATTTGCTATTCGATCGGGCTGTCCGCTAAGCAGCGGAAGACAGTTCCCCCCGGCTTCAGTCACCAAATACCAGGCGTATGAGGAGTTTTCTCTTCTACGCCTTTTCGGGGTCCGGATGACTCCGGACCGACCGACATTCATAATCCAAGTGCGGTTCTCTATGTAGCCGACGGAAGGCCGTCCGGATCAATCTCTTCTCCGCGCATCTGCTCCCGCAGAATGGCCCACTGTTCACGTGAAGCGCGGATCATAGCCGCATCCACAATTCTCTGGTCATTAATCACACGGGAGAACCACCTCACAGCCATAGCGAAATCGCCGACACGGCGGTTAAGCTCCCCGATCAGATACATCAGACGGGCATCATTTCCTCCCGAGGAATCATTCTCGAACACCTTCACATACTCATCAAGCGAGTAACGCAAGAAACGCTGCTCCTGTACCATATCCCCTTGATAGCGGTATAGCCAGGCAATATGGTGCAGCAGACTTGCAATGATCCGTTCCTTGTCCTTGATGCTTTGTGCGCAGATCAGGGCCAGCTTGTAAGTCTCCAGAGCGACCTCCCAGCTGCGCTTGTCCCCAAAGTCACGGGTTACCCAGCGTCTGCCCACCTGCGCTTCGAAAGATTTGCGCTGCCATTCCACCAGTTTGTCTGCTGAATTCTCCGTGGATGCGAACCCGCACTTCGGACAGACACGTACAACATAATAGTCAGGATTCTCATCCTTGTAATACGAGCAGAAATCAGCATCACGGCGGATGGCTTTTTTGAGACTGGGACGTACTCTGGATGTTGAAAATTCATGTTCGCAGTTGCAGCATACAACCTTAATTGAATACAGGGGGATTAATTCCGGCAAAACGCCCTCATCCTTTCACAGCAGCTCTTATTCATGGGGCATATTGACAAAATGATGCGCAGGACCCGCCAGCCGGCTTAGTACGAACGAACGCAGCGGCTCTTCCACACCGGTCTCTTCAAGTGCGGCCTTCATGCAGTTCAGCCAGTCATCCGCCCGTTCCGGAGTGATGGGAATATGCATATGCCTGGCTCTCATCATGGGATGGCCGTGCTGCTCCGAATAAAGGGCAGGACCACCAAAAAACTGGCTTAGAAACTGATATTGCTTCTCCAGTACAGGAGTAATATCTTCGGGAAATAACGGACTTAGCTGCGGGTGGAGCTGTACCTTGGAGTAGAACACTTCCACCAGACGGTGAACTCCCTCGGCACCTCCCAGGTTGTCAAATAGACTCTCATTCGAATTCATTGGAGGCTTCAGCCTTCTTCCCTTTTAATCTGATAAGCAGTTATTTTATTATACCAAAAAATAAGCTCGACAGTTATCCCTGCCTTAAGACATGCACCCTAAGGGAAAAAACACAAAAAAAGGCGCCAAACCTAAGTTCAGCGCTCGTTAACTACTGTAGTCAGTAAGTTCTAAATTCTTCATCACCAGGCGGGACAAGAGAGACCCGGATTACATATACAAAAGCACAAACAAGAACTCCGGCAACTACACTCATCACCATCACTCCATCCCTTAAATCATTCTTGATCAAATGTGCATTATTTAATTTTTATAGTATCATAATTCCGGTGAAAAAGCACCGGTAAATGTAACCGCTTTCCGTGTTATTTTTGTGCTGTTTGTCCCACTTCCGGCATACAACTAAGCATAGAATTGGAGGTGCCACCCGATGACACTGAACAAAATTGCCGGTCCGCTGCTCGGTATCGTGCTGGCGGCCTGCATGCTGCTGATGCTGATCCATCCGTCCAGCTCTCTGGATGCGGCACTTCGCGGGCTAGCCGTCTGGTGGGACGTGCTGTTTCCTTCATTGTTCCCCTTCTTCGTCATTTCCGAAATCATGCTGGGCTTTGGCATCGTCCATCTCTTCGGGGCGCTGCTTGATCCGCTTATGCGCCCCCTCTTCAATATACCCGGCAGCGGCGGATTCGTGGCTGCCATGGGATATGTGTCAGGATATCCCGTCGGCGCCAAATTAACCGCCAAGCTGCGGGAGCAGGGAATGATCAGCAAGGTGGAAGGGGAACGGCTGGTGGCCTTCACCACTTCCTCAGACCCTATTTTCCTGCTTGGCGCCGTATCCGTCGGATTCTTCCATGATGCCTCCCTCGGGCTTATCCTCGCCCTTGCCCATTACGGGGGCGGATTCATCGTCGGCCTGCTGATGTCATTTCATGGCCGCAGCAGGACCGGGGACTCCGGGACAGCTCCCGCTACGCCCGCAGCACCCTCATCTGCAGCCCCGTCAGGACCAAGTTACGGCAGACTGCGCACCGCGATGAATGCCATGGCTGAAGCCCGCCGTAAAGACGGCCGAAGTCTCGGCGAACTGCTTAGGAACGCCATCCAGTCCTCGCTGCAGCTTATTATTGTCGTTGGAGGGCTGGTAGTATTCTTCAATGTGCTGATGGAGCTGCTTGCCCGCGCCGGAATTATGTCCATGCTGTTCAGTACCACCGGACAGCTGCTGTCCCTGGCCGGATTACCGCCGGGGCTCTCAGCCGCTCTGGTCAGCGGGTTATTCGAGGTGACACTCGGTGCCCGCTCGGCCGGAGAAGCGGCTGCAGGAATTCCGCTGCAGTTCAAGGTAACCGCTGCAGCATTTATCCTCTCCTGGGGAGGATTATCCGTTCACGCCCAGGTAGCCAGTATACTGAATGGCACCGGACTGCGTTACCTTCCCTTTATGATCGCACGGTTAGTGCATGCCCTCCTCTCTGCCGGACTTGTTCTTCTGCTCTGGAAGCCGGTGGTCAGCTCAGGACTGGCCGGACAGTGGGGTGCGCTGCCCGTTGCCTCCGGACTGGCTTCACCGGATTCGGCTCTGTTCAGCAGCATCAGCCTGCTCTGCCTGCTGCTGGCCTGTATGCTTGTGCTGTCGCTGCTGATGCTGCTGGCGGGCAGGCTGCGGCGTTTTTAACTTGATTCAAATATTGTGTTCCGGGTCAAGATTGATTATGATCGGTGTATGACTGAATCATACAAAGGAGCCTGTACATCTTGAGATATTATGTTCTGGACCGCGGAGATGAATTGTCCATCCAACTAGCGGAGCAATTTCACAAGCTGGCGGCGGAGCGGGATTTGGAGCTGGATGCCAAGTCTCCGGAAATTGTGATATCGATCGGCGGGGACGGCACCATGCTGCATGCTTTCCATACGTTTATCGACCAGATTCCAGATTTGGCTTTTGTCGGTGTGCATACCGGGCATCTGGGCTTCTATGCGGACTGGCAAGCTGAAGAGCTGCCGACCCTGATTGATTATATGTGCGGAGATATTGGGCCGCATAATCCACGTATGGTGCAGTATCCGCTCCTTGAACTGGAAATTCACAAGAAGTCCGGTTCAAGCTCGCATATTGCCCTGAACGAATTCACACTTAAAGGCGTAGACGGAACGGTTGTCATCCAGATTGATATTAACGATGTAACCTTCGAAATGTTCCGCGGTGACGGCATTTGCATCTCTACCCCCTCCGGCAGTACCGCTTATAACAAAAGTCTGGGAGGCGCCATGGTGCATCCCACGATTGAGGCGCTGCAGATTTCGGAGATTGCTTCGATTAATAACCGGGTATTCCGCACGATGGGTTCACCTCTGCTGCTGCCCAAGCATCATCACTGCGATATTTTCTCGCGCAAGGATCAGCGTCTGCTGCTGACCGTGGACCATAACAATATTCCTGTGGATGACCTGATCTCTGTACGTTGTCAGGTGTCCGACAAAAAAATCAGTTTTGCCCGGTACCGCCCTTTCCCTTTCTGGAACCGTGTCCGTGAAGCGTTTCTAGTGTAGAATTTCTGGGGAATAGAAGGATATCCGAACCAAATGATACGTCTGCTATCCATTGCTCTTACAGCCGGAGATGCCCCGCCTCTCCGGCTTTATCATGCCGCCTGTCCGGAGTCCTACTACCTCCGGAGCATCGTTCACAAGAAATGGACAGAGGGAATTTTCAGATGGTATAATGAACCTATTTTACAAAGTTTGCTAATTAAAAGGAGAGAATCTATTGAAAAAACTACTATCCCTCATTGGCGTGAGCCTGCTGGCCCTCGTACTGGCCGTTCCCGCCTTTGCAGCAGAGAAACCTATCAAAGTCTACATAAACAACAGCAATCTTACCTTCACCGCCGGAACCCCTTATCTGAAGGATAATACGGTGCTGGTGCCTTTCCGGGTTATATTCGAGAAGCTCGGGCTGCAGGTGCTATGGGATTCCAAGACTGGAACTGTTACAGGGACAGGGACAGGCCTGAATATCAGCCTTAAGGTCGGCAGCAAACGTGCTACTGTCAACGGTACCGTCAAGCAGCTTACGGTTGCTCCGGTTTCTTCGGCAGGTACAACTTACATACCGCTGCGTTTCATAGCTGAAGCCACCGGCGGAACAGCCGTCTGGGATTCAGCCAGCCGGAGCGTGAAAATTACCGTACCGCAATCCTCCTCCAGCGATGAGAAGGATATTACAGCACTCATTCAATTATCCAATAAATATTATAATGAAGAAAAAGCCATCAGCTTCTACTCCCTGGTAGATTCCGAATCCGACAATATGGAATCTGTAACGGATATGAATTCCCTGTTCGAGCTGTACGACCTCAAGAATACTATTAAAAGCCTTAAGATTCTGAGTCTTGCCGGAGACGAGGCTACTGTCTACACTGTCGAAAGCTCGGTTAGAACTGGCGGATATTATATCCCGGATGAGCAGTTCGAATATTTGTACACACTGGTCCGTAAGGACGGGTCCTGGAAAATCTCCGGAATGGAGGTACAGGAATCCACAGTGCTGCTTACACGTGAACAAGGCATGAAGCAGGCGGTGCTTCCACAGAATGACGCCACAGTAATCAAGGATAATCTCAGCAAATATTATCAGAATATGACTACCCAGAATGTTGATGGAACCCAGGCACTAATGACCTCTTACGGTGAGGAATATGACGCTGCCAGTGCAGCCGATCTGCAGGATCTGTTCGATTCCTATGATCTCAGCTACTCGCTGACGAATGCGAATATCTACTATTATGGGGCCGACGAAGCTGCCGTCTACACGGAAGTCTCTATTAAAGACGGTGAATCGGGAGAGAGCTACACCCAGTCCCTCATCTTCATTCTGAGCAAATCGGAAAGCGGCGCATGGACCATTGACGACACTTATCACATCAGCTTTGATAGTGCGCAATCCTAGCATTTCAAAAATATATCAAAAGGATGTATGAACTTATGAAATCAGCCAGAATCCTTACTGCAGCCCTCAGCGGCTGCTTGGCTTTATCCATCGCCTGGGCTCCTGCCGCTTCGGCCGCAGACGCTGCTGCTTCCACTGAAGCTGTGCAATCCTCCAAAACGGATATCATCAATGAAATTATGGAGTATCTTGAGTACTACAATGTGGAGGGTATTGATCAGGATACGCTTATCCGTGGTGCGATTGACGGCATGGTAAGTACGCTGGATGATCCCTACAGCCAATATTTCGATCAGGCGGAAGCTGCGGACTTCGGCCATGCGGTTGATCTGGAATATGTCGGCATCGGCGTCCGGCTCGTATATACGCCCAAAGAACTCTACATTGAAGAGGTGATGAGCGGTTCCCCCGCAGAGAAAGCCGGTTTGAAACGCGGGGATACCATTCTTAAGATCAACGGTGTACGGGTAGATGATACGGCAGGCGATGAGCTTGCCGGCGCGTCTGGCACGAAGGTCTCTCTGCTGATCCAGCGGAACGGCGTTAGCAAATCCTACAGCGTTACCCGCAGTGAAATTACCACAACATCCGTTACCGGCACAATTATCGGGTCCAAGGTTGCCTATATTGCCATCAACGGCTTCACACAGACCGCTGACGAAGAGTTCTCCACAGCGCTGGATAAAATGCGGGCAGCCGGAATGAAGTCACTGGTGCTCGATCTGCGTGACAATACAGGCGGCTACATGGATAGCGCCCAGAACATTGCCGCCAAGTTTATGGATGCCGGTATTATGATGTACACCTCCGATCAGAGCGGCGTACTGACACCTGTAACGATCACAAGCGGCAGCAAAATCGGTGTTCCCGTTGTTGTACTGACCAATGAATACACCGCCAGTGCTTCCGAAGCTTTGACCGGGGCACTCCGCGACAACAAACTGGCTACAATCGTCGGTACCCGTTCGTACGGCAAGGCGCGGATTCAGAGTCTGATTCCTATGTCGGACGGCGGCGAGCTGAAGCTGACAACGATGAAGTATCTGACTCCAAGCAAAGAGGATTTCAACCACATCGGACTCGCTCCTGATATTGAGATCAAGGGAAAAACGGCCCAGCTGATCACCGCTCTGCAAATCGCCGGACTGACCGGAATCACAGCCTCCGGTGACAATCATATTCTCGATATCGACGGTGCTGCTTTTGCCGGAAATGTCGGTCTGATCAAGCAGGGGGATAAAGTCTATGCCTCCTCCCGCGTACTGTCCGCGCTTGTAGAGAGTGAAGTAACCTGGGACGCGAAGAACAAGAAGGTGCTGATTACGACTGGAGCCGGCAAAAGCTCCGGATTCACCCTGGCCGCCAAAGAGGCGCTATACCAGGACGGCGAAACCTTCATCGAGCTGGGTGCCTTCAAGAAGAAGTTCCCGCTGCTTACGTGGAGCTACAACGCTGCCCAGAATCAGCTGAAATTATCGGTTAAATAATTGGATTTCATAGCTAAAATACAGCACTAACATCGAAAGAGTCCCTCCAGCCATATGGCTGAAGGGACTCTTTCAGTTATCAGCAGCGTCTAAGCGACACTGCCGGGAAATGCACCGAAACAACGGAGAAAACCTGTAGAATACCCGCACCGGGAACAAGCGTTGCCTACCCTTGGCTGTTATTCGGATTCTGGCTGCTCTGGTGATCCTGTTTGTTTTGATTGTTTTGATTATTCTGGTTATCCTGCTTGCTCTGGTTGTTCTGTCTGTTGGGACTGTTCTCTCTGTTTTCTTTGTTCTGCTTATTTGAGTTACCTTGATTGCCACCCTGATTCCCCTGCTGCTGGCCTCTGCCCTGGAACTCTTTATGGTTCTTCTTGCCTTGCTCCTTGTTGCGGTGATTCCGGCTCTGGTGCTCACGCACAGGTCTGTCTTTGGCAGCATGCTCCCGGCCTGAACCGCCTGCGTTATCCTTATCCCGGTTCCCTGCCTTAGACGGGGATTCGCGGTGATCTTTCACATTCCCTGCCGGCTCGGCAGACTCCTGCTCCAGTTCTTCCTCCGTTCCCGGTTCAGGAACTTCCTTTATCAGAATATCCTTGAAGGTTCCCTCCTGCGGAGCCTCCTTCAGCTTGTGCAGTACAAAATACGCACAGCCAAAATTACAGTATTCATTAATATAATCCACCATGCCTGAAATAGCCGTATCCCGGTTCACCTTGGGGTGATTATCCCGGTAGAAGCCTTTCAGACGCAATTGGCTGTACCCCCAGTCGCCGATAATATAATCGTAGCGATCCAGCACCTCGCTGTATCTACCGCGAAATGCTTCCGGGTTCCAGCCGTCCTTATGATCGAGCATGAGCTCGTAACCTTTTCCACCTATAACGATCAAGCGTGTGTCGCCTGCCTTTCTATGAGAGGGTTTGAGGCGTTGATAAGCCGTCATTCCGCGGGATTTTGAATTTCCGGCCGCTGTTGTTGTCTGATTTCTTCATTTCAAACCGCTGGGCGGTTGAAGTCAGCCAACAAAGGCGGACGCTATCGCTCCTACAATTTCAAAATCCCTCTCCATGACTCCATCAACGTGAGGGGGTGGGTAACCGCAAACCCCAGAACCTCGTCGCTATCGCAACATCGGTTCTTTGCCCCTTTATTACAACACTAAACTAAAAAATAAAAGGCTTAAAGCTTAGACCTTAAAACAAAAACCTATCCCCTGTGACTCCGTCACGAGGCAAATTTGCACAGCAAATTTTGGTAAAGACTAAACATTATAGAAAGCACACAAGATAAAGCACGAGATAAACCAAAGGCCCCACTTAACCCTGGGAAACCGAACGCGCCTCACGCGCAACCGCAGCAGACTTCACCTGATCATGCGCATGATAGGAGCTGCGCACCAGCGGACCCGCCTCCACATGGCTGAAGCCGCGCTTCATTCCC
This window contains:
- a CDS encoding aldose 1-epimerase; amino-acid sequence: MKQVTKGQWNGYDTYILHSRELEVTLLPRLGNNVISLWDRKEERQILRQPDESDLAFYIQKPYHFGIPLLVPPGRIRNGQFAFDGTSYQFDRNSGDHHIHGLHRTQAWCVSDIEEDEEGCAVTTEFTTTDDPEWIRQFPEPLKLEMTFRLQGPDLVQTLKVTHLGGSRIPFGIGYHTWFMLDGAPERWSITLPVQSVYELNNELLPSGHLLPLGEFDSLNSHMNLQGKNLDTALRMDDHQPAEALLMRDDGYGLRYSVDKEHFRHWVLYTKGEADQFLCIEPLTWLPDAPNLQQDASFTGMLTLEPGQTLVLGSSLQMIYP
- a CDS encoding alpha/beta-type small acid-soluble spore protein yields the protein MGQAGQQGRGSRSNNLVVPQANAALQQLKYEAAQELGVTIPADGYYGNYTSRETGSLGGYITKRLVQLAEQQLSGRS
- a CDS encoding M3 family oligoendopeptidase translates to MKQPLSLTWELDSIFPGGSASPQFESFLNHLEEDIESLRRQVAAAVAPTDAASTESLDGVIELLQSCAGRLTQASEFTGCLGAQNQQDKGAVRLSSKVTGMRAGFEGVSSAFDNVLRQTPDGVWAEWMDRPEIAPLNFVLSESRDLAREKMSPELESLALELAVDGYHGWSEHYETIVSRVQIPFEDEEGMKLLSAGQAFNKLDDEDPEVRSAMFRKWEEAWAGAADYCADTLNHLAGFRLKLYKGRGWEDVLNEPLGINRMTRESLDVMWEVITKNKPAIVSYLQRKAKLLGLESLAWVDVEAPVGKSSGKIPYEQAAADIVTQFRKFSPKLADFAEQAFDNDWIEVEDRAAKRPGGFCVSFPESKESRIFMTYSGTPSNVSTLAHELGHAYHSFLLDDQPLFNQNYAMNVAETASTFAEVIVADAQVKSAGNAEEKLALLEAKIQNSVAFFMNIHARFLFETRFYEKRKEGLVNAEELSALMEEAQKEAFCGVLSEYHPHFWASKLHFYITDVPFYNFPYTVGYMFSTGLYRLALQEGASFADKYDSLLKDTGVMTLENLVSKHLGVDLSKPDFWQGAADLIAADINEFLEMTAHLA
- a CDS encoding YycC family protein, which gives rise to MKPLQISPETAITLSKQLGVPLEHLMHMPQHILLQKIAELSKKASSEQDKQ
- a CDS encoding DUF2225 domain-containing protein — encoded protein: MPELIPLYSIKVVCCNCEHEFSTSRVRPSLKKAIRRDADFCSYYKDENPDYYVVRVCPKCGFASTENSADKLVEWQRKSFEAQVGRRWVTRDFGDKRSWEVALETYKLALICAQSIKDKERIIASLLHHIAWLYRYQGDMVQEQRFLRYSLDEYVKVFENDSSGGNDARLMYLIGELNRRVGDFAMAVRWFSRVINDQRIVDAAMIRASREQWAILREQMRGEEIDPDGLPSAT
- a CDS encoding globin domain-containing protein, yielding MNSNESLFDNLGGAEGVHRLVEVFYSKVQLHPQLSPLFPEDITPVLEKQYQFLSQFFGGPALYSEQHGHPMMRARHMHIPITPERADDWLNCMKAALEETGVEEPLRSFVLSRLAGPAHHFVNMPHE
- the ylbJ gene encoding sporulation integral membrane protein YlbJ → MTLNKIAGPLLGIVLAACMLLMLIHPSSSLDAALRGLAVWWDVLFPSLFPFFVISEIMLGFGIVHLFGALLDPLMRPLFNIPGSGGFVAAMGYVSGYPVGAKLTAKLREQGMISKVEGERLVAFTTSSDPIFLLGAVSVGFFHDASLGLILALAHYGGGFIVGLLMSFHGRSRTGDSGTAPATPAAPSSAAPSGPSYGRLRTAMNAMAEARRKDGRSLGELLRNAIQSSLQLIIVVGGLVVFFNVLMELLARAGIMSMLFSTTGQLLSLAGLPPGLSAALVSGLFEVTLGARSAGEAAAGIPLQFKVTAAAFILSWGGLSVHAQVASILNGTGLRYLPFMIARLVHALLSAGLVLLLWKPVVSSGLAGQWGALPVASGLASPDSALFSSISLLCLLLACMLVLSLLMLLAGRLRRF
- a CDS encoding NAD kinase yields the protein MRYYVLDRGDELSIQLAEQFHKLAAERDLELDAKSPEIVISIGGDGTMLHAFHTFIDQIPDLAFVGVHTGHLGFYADWQAEELPTLIDYMCGDIGPHNPRMVQYPLLELEIHKKSGSSSHIALNEFTLKGVDGTVVIQIDINDVTFEMFRGDGICISTPSGSTAYNKSLGGAMVHPTIEALQISEIASINNRVFRTMGSPLLLPKHHHCDIFSRKDQRLLLTVDHNNIPVDDLISVRCQVSDKKISFARYRPFPFWNRVREAFLV
- a CDS encoding copper amine oxidase N-terminal domain-containing protein; amino-acid sequence: MKKLLSLIGVSLLALVLAVPAFAAEKPIKVYINNSNLTFTAGTPYLKDNTVLVPFRVIFEKLGLQVLWDSKTGTVTGTGTGLNISLKVGSKRATVNGTVKQLTVAPVSSAGTTYIPLRFIAEATGGTAVWDSASRSVKITVPQSSSSDEKDITALIQLSNKYYNEEKAISFYSLVDSESDNMESVTDMNSLFELYDLKNTIKSLKILSLAGDEATVYTVESSVRTGGYYIPDEQFEYLYTLVRKDGSWKISGMEVQESTVLLTREQGMKQAVLPQNDATVIKDNLSKYYQNMTTQNVDGTQALMTSYGEEYDAASAADLQDLFDSYDLSYSLTNANIYYYGADEAAVYTEVSIKDGESGESYTQSLIFILSKSESGAWTIDDTYHISFDSAQS
- a CDS encoding S41 family peptidase, giving the protein MKSARILTAALSGCLALSIAWAPAASAADAAASTEAVQSSKTDIINEIMEYLEYYNVEGIDQDTLIRGAIDGMVSTLDDPYSQYFDQAEAADFGHAVDLEYVGIGVRLVYTPKELYIEEVMSGSPAEKAGLKRGDTILKINGVRVDDTAGDELAGASGTKVSLLIQRNGVSKSYSVTRSEITTTSVTGTIIGSKVAYIAINGFTQTADEEFSTALDKMRAAGMKSLVLDLRDNTGGYMDSAQNIAAKFMDAGIMMYTSDQSGVLTPVTITSGSKIGVPVVVLTNEYTASASEALTGALRDNKLATIVGTRSYGKARIQSLIPMSDGGELKLTTMKYLTPSKEDFNHIGLAPDIEIKGKTAQLITALQIAGLTGITASGDNHILDIDGAAFAGNVGLIKQGDKVYASSRVLSALVESEVTWDAKNKKVLITTGAGKSSGFTLAAKEALYQDGETFIELGAFKKKFPLLTWSYNAAQNQLKLSVK
- a CDS encoding YutD family protein, which codes for MIVIGGKGYELMLDHKDGWNPEAFRGRYSEVLDRYDYIIGDWGYSQLRLKGFYRDNHPKVNRDTAISGMVDYINEYCNFGCAYFVLHKLKEAPQEGTFKDILIKEVPEPGTEEELEQESAEPAGNVKDHRESPSKAGNRDKDNAGGSGREHAAKDRPVREHQSRNHRNKEQGKKNHKEFQGRGQQQGNQGGNQGNSNKQNKENRENSPNRQNNQSKQDNQNNQNNQNKQDHQSSQNPNNSQG